Proteins encoded by one window of Cyprinus carpio isolate SPL01 chromosome B6, ASM1834038v1, whole genome shotgun sequence:
- the LOC109063482 gene encoding separin-like, producing the protein MKCLRTEEYVQQLSCVNDTVVLHGELKTHVDDGFGPYGRTMCDRIIRACNQRLGSGTLDPAHQEKIVELVELAVQGFESLEESGMQSNPFYLEKIVFHILQKVTSLGAHGPACRLGQLMCRRLKCLPAETGDFHVLVRNCFTVLWNSLLSNRASGSTLLPRDRLHCQLQALTFKLLEQVSSSASFPSKVPLFVEEAVVEYERSCGGFTHEDVSFLSSEIRELFFGPLINPQDSALTCLSLAVRCEVVFKVCKLLCKCLFSAEAVGLLSGALEGVNGHVGLHLALSLAEHAVQLQSTLSLGGECSKAFTESARSVRGLPHSMSAAESHALLEACQLVVWALEAGQCKGMDVTTLLACFSFLEEYQELLLTQQKDSFSQQVQYSLCFSFYQGFIITYDSLHASQVSAGDALDRVLLHCQVTAGQMLAKLRTLNNDNFLLKAVCAVNNVVYELFNRKLYEGAFALAVIVCQELCKDCPPSLPVDRVNRCFMLTVQCSRRGGHLERALDWIVRWIQVLGTQILDHLAEPVSLWVKTKCDAARAGEDDTRLRTLRDGLGEAIADEEVMMRLLEEELRLYKEQTGDTAQERYNTLCDLLDICHEETPHTLRRATYLCEMAQVVCYQDFSQQTDCSAVDFTHEALRLLDSEPETAENADRLMDEKAHASLWLYICTLETNLQEAVDTEKRLRAVQEENKMEMNMDPVPTNDLEYEDKQKSQESQLVYDGLRFNLLAQSKLSEPLDRCLSLWRSLLKGSVPAVRDPKLTATSMTLMAALYTLMGKHLQALEGYQLAVALFRILGDAQNSANAFCQSARILLYLGSPQLAQVELEKAEQSLTSVPSSEGTSVISMLAMLQKAQIHYALGQVERGVCCLMEVIKESAQHHSKSWYLLRARALQTASEYLSLDTETLDSQLRQNITQHGLKTPDTAQYEGLKLLCSLVMMLLGNGFYGAPGPNTDTRFVDQGDSVVFKWLLLSEVLVFSERMVIVRSSSGSVHEAKAQCLEALKLATKLQTLSHCAELLVLKAELELMKGANEASSLDLEQVRNLLDLCTDFGQGRQKKSEVKIKPRKGRPAAPSSSGHTPEEDDDLSGILSSRALHKEPVETMSRLGSQGASPPLKPKRQHVLSCLTHADTCSCPCCSELSVARVGIHWALLQADLQTDPEHSRRLRQYARKSCRSVAAKLQNSLAALMSSKKSTGLCLSLLKVEQGKVHLGAVLQLLRTGDKGKATVLWEEIEAGLEAVTPKEALTPELGPIRAALLGAKAVACCLALAMKKQFAPEELFSSVWGWNPPKIKPQLKLKTESKHRSKSPVSDTTPPETGAKCHLDTKSASAEQESRKTKESSVVPKKPKDLVPKITFTKSSMVFKTPKATRTSRPKSVSTSSGTADLRAFDFTNEVPEISVNFTHSLHPSASHRGIAKSKTGPKGSFEVYKDSSPAEEKPVIVPAAPKRTKRSRFKVEFSDESDTEAAPPAVVEKSEKKRNASNFKTSRTLKPALNCIPSDGKVVNPTVESEPPRRTRTTKKSTALSSTSCLSSEEETGLSSQTRTRRGRPKKSQSSEATEEPERMRMIKEDDEVLLDISLEELRGSDTEINDTGSPDAGCEVFLIGISADTGMECFSELRRNGSHTTLPHASTPLADLSVEAVQSYLRSSWLLLHHFPPPSLFPHICSLLAQSLGQTDPITTAMLHAQSLGVSTRHHMTRHVVSQLRKLKKSCNDVAEGLGALSLEETSGATQSQKLSAVEQIFSFTSSHPTQFPQTHCQQFTQQLKDLPAGITVCLLSLTGVYPDEIGSTILLTRLERGSTPITVRIPAADRKRSVAVLLEEMDGVLKGQKEVSTVAEKSQWWEGRKALDARVEKMLEEMEEALGVWRTLLLPLTSDPELEVQVKCFQKALKGTKITQDILKVVLSASPLLSLEDLQCLVEGMGQQDKDFLRLLQGGVTQLRGREEPKGHTVLILDKFLQRLPWENIACLKSRSVTRMPSLHAVLGHGHLKEMDSSCVLSCGVNPKKVYYVLNPDRNLADTENRFKEWFTGERAWQGVCGTAPDPDKLQEAVTTKDLYIYIGHGAGARFLDAQRVLKGPVRAVALLFGCSSAALSVLGHQEGTGIILSYLTAGCPLVLGNLWDVTDRDLDRFTSALLQSWLSAGSGSSLLQHLAQSRNATHLKHIIGAAPIAYGLPVYIH; encoded by the exons ATGAAGTGCTTGAGAACAGAAGAGTACGTCCAGCAGTTATCTTGTGTAAATGACACTGTAGTTCTTCACGGCGAGCTGAAG ACACATGTGGATGATGGCTTTGGTCCATATGGTCGCACAATGTGCGATCGTATCATCCGGGCTTGTAACCAGCGGCTGGGCAGTGGGACTCTGGACCCTGCCCATCAGGAGAAGATAGTGGAGTTGGTGGAACTGGCCGTCCAAGGGTTTGAATCGCTCGAGGAGTCAGGAATGCAGAGCAACCCGTTTTATCTTGAAAAAATAGTGTTCCACATCCTACAGAAAGTCACCAGCCTTGGAGCTCATGGCCCTGCTTGTCGATTGGGCCAACTTATGTGTAGAAGACTAAAGTGTTTGCCTGCAGAG ACAGGTGACTTCCATGTTCTGGTGCGGAATTGCTTCACAGTGCTGTGGAACAGTCTCCTGTCCAATAGAGCAAGTGGTTCCACCCTCCTTCCGCGGGACAGGCTTCACTGTCAGCTGCAAGCTTTAACTTTCAAACTCCTAGAACAGGTGTCCAGCTCGGCCTCTTTTCCATCTAAAGTTCCTCTGTTCGTTGAAGAAGCAGTAGTAGAATATGAACGATCTTGTGGTGGTTTTACTCATGAGGATGTGAGTTTTCTGTCTTCTGAAATACGAGAACTGTTCTTCGGCCCTTTAATCAATCCGCAGGACTCTGCCCTGACATGTCTCTCGCTAGCCGTGCGGTGTGAGGTGGTGTTTAAGGTTTGTAAACTGCTCTGCAAGTGTCTGTTTTCAGCCGAGGCTGTTGGACTGTTAAGTGGTGCTTTGGAGGGTGTTAATGGACACGTGGGTCTGCATTTGGCTTTGAGCCTTGCAGAACATGCAGTGCAGCTGCAGAGTACGTTAAGCTTGGGAGGTGAATGCAGCAAGGCTTTCACTGAAAGTGCACGTTCCGTCAGGGGGCTGCCCCATTCCATGTCGGCCGCAGAGTCTCATGCCCTGTTAGAGGCTTGTCAGCTGGTGGTTTGGGCGTTGGAAGCTGGTCAGTGTAAAGGGATGGATGTAACTACATTGCTGGCttgcttttcatttttggaagaatATCAGGAACTTCTGCTCACACAGCAAAAA GACTCATTTTCACAGCAGGTGCAGTACTCgctttgtttcagtttttaccaGGGCTTCATTATCACGTACGATAGTCTTCATGCATCTCAG GTGTCTGCGGGCGATGCTCTGGACAGAGTGCTGTTGCACTGCCAGGTGACAGCAGGACAGATGCTTGCTAAACTGCGGACACTCAACAATGACAATTTCTTACTTAAAGCAG tgTGTGCAGTGAATAATGTGGTGTACGAGCTGTTTAACAGGAAGCTGTATGAGGGAGCCTTTGCTTTGGCTGTGATTGTGTGTCAGGAGCTGTGTAAGGACTGCCCACCCTCTCTTCCTGTGGATAGG GTCAACCGCTGTTTCATGCTGACAGTGCAGTGTAGCCGGCGTGGGGGTCATCTGGAGCGTGCTCTAGACTGGATTGTGCGCTGGATTCAGGTTTTGGGAACACAGATTTTGGATCATTTGGCAGAACCTGTCTCGCTGTGGGTCAAAACCAAGTGTGATGCTGCCCGAGCAGGAGAGGATGACACACGTCTAAG GACTCTGAGGGATGGGTTGGGAGAAGCAATAGCGGATGAGGAGGTGATGATGCGTTTGTTAGAAGAGGAGTTGCGTTTGTATAAAGAGCAGACGGGAGACACAGCCCAAGAGCGCTACAACACACTCTGTGACCTCTTGGATATCTGCCATGAAGAAACCCCACACACACTGAGACGGGCAACATATCTGTGTGAGATGGCACAGGTTGTGTGCTATCAGGACTTCAGCCAACAGACTGACTG CTCAGCAGTTGACTTCACCCATGAGGCATTGAGGTTGCTGGATTCAGAGCCAGAGACGGCGGAGAATGCTGATAGGCTGATGGATGAGAAGGCACACGCCTCCCTGTGGCTCTACATCTGTACTCTTGAGACCAACCTGCAGGAG GCTGTGGACACAGAGAAGCGATTGCGTGCAGTGCAGGAGGagaataaaatggaaatgaataTGGATCCTGTTCCCACTAATGATCTGGAGTATGAAGACAAACAGAAATCACAAGAGAGCCAGTTAGTCTATGATGGACTACGATTCAATCTACTAGCTCAGAGCA AGCTGAGTGAGCCTTTGGACAGATGTTTGTCTCTGTGGCGGAGTCTGCTCAAGGGGTCTGTACCTGCAGTTAGAGACCCTAAACTCACTGCTACATCCATGACATTGATGGCTGCCCTCTACACTCTTATGGGCAAA CACCTGCAAGCTCTGGAGGGATATCAGCTCGCCGTTGCCCTTTTCCGTATCCTCGGCGATGCCCAAAATAGTGCAAATGCCTTTTGCCAATCTGCCAGGATTTTGCTGTATCTGGGCTCTCCTCAGCTTGCACAG GTGGAGTTAGAAAAAGCAGAGCAGAGTTTGACCTCTGTCCCGAGCTCCGAAGGCACATCTGTTATATCCATGCTTGCTATGCTGCAGAAAGCACAGATACACTATGCTTTAGGACAG GTGGAGCGTGGTGTGTGCTGCCTGATGGAGGTGATAAAGGAGTCTGCTCAGCATCATTCTAAGAGCTGGTACCTGCTGAGGGCACGAGCACTGCAGACAGCTAGTGAATACTTGAGTCTGGACACAGAGACTTTGGACTCACAGCTACGACAGAACATCACTCAGCATG GTCTGAAGACTCCAGACACGGCTCAATATGAAGGGTTAAAGCTTTTGTGCAGCCTGGTGATGATGTTGCTGGGCAATGGGTTTTACGGAGCCCCTGGACCAAACACAGACACACGCTTTGTAGATCAAG GAGACAGTGTTGTATTTAAGTGGCTGTTGCTGAGTGAGGTGCTAGTGTTCTCCGAAAGGATGGTGATTGTTAGGAGCAGCAGTGGGTCTGTTCATGAAGCTAAAGCTCAGTGTCTAGAGGCTCTCAAACTGGCCACCAAACTGCAGACACTCAGCCA ctGTGCTGAGCTGTTGGTATTGAAAGCCGAACTGGAGTTGATGAAGGGTGCAAATGAAGCTAGTAGTTTGGATCTGGAGCAAGTTAGAAACTTACTTGATCTGTGCACAG ATTTTGGCCAGGGACGGCAAAAGAAATCTGAGGTTAAAATAAAACCACGCAAAGGTCGGCCAGCTGCCCCTTCTTCCTCTGGTCACACCCCTGAGGAAGATGATGATCTGAGTGGAATCCTCAGCTCTCGCGCCCTTCACAAGGAGCCTGTGGAGACCATGTCTCGATTAGGAAGCCAAGGAGCATCTCCCCCTCTGAAGCCCAAACGCCAGCATGTGCTTTCGTGTCTGACCCACGCAGACACCTGCTCCTGTCCCTGCTGCAGTGAGCTCAGTGTGGCTCGAGTTGGTATCCACTGGGCACTATTACAGGCAGACCTCCAGACAGACCCTGAGCATTCTCGCCGACTACGCCAATATGCCAGGAAAAGCTGTCGTAGTGTTGCAGCTAAGCTCCAAAACAGTTTGGCAGCACTTATGTCCTCTAAAAAATCAACTGGACTATGTCTGTCACTGCTGAAGGTGGAACAAGGCAAAGTGCATTTGGGCGCTGTGCTTCAGCTCCTTAGAACAGGAGACAAGGGAAAGGCTACAGTCCTGTGGGAGGAAATAGAGGCAGGATTGGAGGCAGTGACACCCAAAGAGGCACTGACACCAGAGCTTGGGCCCATCAGAGCTGCTCTGCTGGGGGCTAAAGCTGTGGCCTGCTGTTTGGCATTGGCCATGAAGAAACAGTTTGCCCCCGAAGAACTGTTTTCTTCTGTATGGGGTTGGAATCCACCGAAGATTAAACCACAATTAAAACTCAAAACTGAATCAAAGCATCGATCCAAGAGCCCCGTTTCTGACACAACTCCTCCAGAGACAGGTGCTAAATGCCACCTTGACACGAAGAGTGCATCTGCAGAGCAGGAAAGCAGGAAAACCAAAGAGTCCTCTGTAGTTCCTAAGAAACCTAAGGACTTGGTGCCCAAGATTACCTTCACAAAATCTTCCATGGTTTTCAAAACACCCAAAGCAACAAGGACATCCCGGCCCAAATCTGTCTCCACTAGCTCTGGCACTGCTGACTTAAGAGCCTTTGACTTCACTAATGAGGTGCCTGAAATTTCTGTCAACTTTACACACTCATTACACCCATCTGCCAGTCATCGTGGGATAGCGAAGTCAAAAACTGGCCCAAAGGGATCGTTCGAAGTTTACAAAGATTCTTCTCCTGCAGAAGAGAAACCTGTGATTGTGCCAGCTGCGCCTAAACGAACCAAGCGCTCTCGCTTCAAG GTCGAGTTCAGTGATGAAAGTGACACTGAAGCTGCACCTCCTGCTGTAGTGgaaaagtcagaaaaaaagagGAATGCCTCCAACTTCAAAACATCTCGCACCCTGAAACCAGCCCTGAATTGCATTCCTAGTGATGGCAAAGTTGTGAATCCCACTGTAGAATCAGAACCTCCCCGACGCACACGGACCACTAAGAAAAGCACAGCCCTCTCCTCTACCAGCTGCCTCTCTTCTGAGGAAGAAACTGGCTTATCCTCCCAGACACGCACACGCAGAGGGCGACCAAAAAAGAGTCAAAGTTCAGAGGCCACAGAGGAACCTGAGAGGATGAGAATGATTAAAGAGGATGATGAGGTTCTTTTGGATATCAGCCTGGAGGAGCTCAGAGGGTCTGACACAGAGATAAATGACACAG GCAGCCCAGATGCTGGTTGTGAGGTATTTTTGATTGGTATTTCTGCAGATACGGGGATGGAGTGTTTCAGTGAGCTTAGAAGAAATGGATCTCACACAACCCTACCACATGCGTCTACACCCCTAG ctGACCTGTCAGTAGAGGCAGTCCAGTCATACCTGCGTTCCTCGTGGCTCCTCCTCCACCATTTCCctcctccctctctttttccCCACATCTGCTCACTGCTCGCTCAGTCCCTCGGCCAGACAGATCCCATCACTACTGCAATGCTACATGCACAGTCGCTGGGTGTGTCCACTCGCCACCACATGACCCGTCATGTGGTTAGCCAGCTCAG GAAGCTAAAGAAATCATGTAATGATGTAGCAGAAGGTCTTGGTGCTCTGAGTCTGGAGGAAACGTCTGGGGCAACACAGTCTCAGAAACTCTCTGCAGTGGAGCAGATCTTTTCCTTCACCTCCTCACACCCAACACAGTTCCCACAAACACACTGTCAGCAGTTCACGCAGCAGCTGAAAGATCTGCCAGCAG GAATAACAGTGTGCTTGCTGTCGCTCACCGGCGTGTATCCTGATGAAATTGGCAGCACTATTCTTCTGACCCGACTGGAGCGTGGCTCTACCCCAATCACTGTTCGAATCCCTGCTGCAGACAGAAAG CGCTCTGTTGCTGTGCTGTTGGAAGAAATGGATGGAGTGTTGAAGGGGCAAAAGGAAGTGAGCACAGTTGCTGAGAAATCACAGTGGTGGGAAGGAAGAAAGGCTTTGGATGCTCGTGTGGAG AAAATGTTAGAAGAGATGGAAGAGGCTTTAGGGGTGTGGCGAACTCTACTCCTGcctttgacctctgaccctgaGCTTGAAGTTCAGGTGAAGTGCTTTCAAAAGGCACTGAAAGGAACAAAGATCACGCAGGACATTCTTAAG GTGGTTCTCTCAGCATCTCCACTCCTGTCCCTGGAAGACCTGCAGTGCCTCGTGGAGGGGATGGGTCAGCAGGACAAGGACTTCCTGAGGCTTCTGCAGGGTGGTGTGACTCAACTGAGAGGAAGGGAGGAGCCAAAGGGACATACAGTTCTCATCTTAGACAAG TTCTTGCAGAGGTTGCCTTGGGAGAACATCGCTTGTCTGAAGTCTCGTTCTGTCACTCGCATGCCCTCATTACATGCAGTGCTTGGACACGGTCATCTGAAAGAG
- the LOC109063479 gene encoding integrin beta-7-like, which produces MMKAILIAVTVLFHCLGKRCILGQEPLCQSHSSCSECIRSPGCAWCTQTDFLKPGESNERRCDSTRSLRERKCKEDHVINPGKHPLTYVKNSKLSSERENVVQLRPQNINITLRIGVPHEFKVEFKRAVGYPIDLYYLMDLSYSMKDDLEQIKTLGQKILKKLKDITDTVRIGFGSFVDKEMLPYVSQVKARRRNPCPNRIDTCQPAFSFKNVLPLTEHAKDFEQEVSKQLISGNLDAPEAGLDAIMQAAVCKDKIKWDDVTRILVYTSDDTFHMAGDGRLGGVFQPHNGQCHLNENGSYNGRAYDYPSVGHVSRVLQDNNIQLIFAVTEDIYPAYKALSALIPQSVVGVLKNDSSNVVDLISEAYGNLSATLVLEQEGAPKELDVSYRSACKGNQLDSEWKEKGVCQGIKHEEITFNVRLNASACLKEPQTFRIKMQGINEEVKLTVHTECHCDCGVPEKASKNCSSNGTLSCGVCSCDEGHLGQRCECVQHSDSDSINNMKASCRPDNGSQICSEHGTCECGKCVCQGHYSGKFCECDDNSCEYHNNHLCNGKGTCKCGTCECTDDYTGSACECSPSQDQCINGKVLCSGQGKCTCNRCQCNEGFKGEHCSAFTDECMLLKGCVACHVEADTNACAVECLNATVNRLDGTHELHCTYEATISYDVELGNDGKIVLRYADLPRSVDKTKLIIGISVSSIIFIGIIIIIIYRGLLELYDIREYQNFVKAQKQTEWKEAQNPLFKGATTTVYNPLHDKDENEKEHFEQI; this is translated from the exons ATG ATGAAGGCTATTTTGATAGCTGTGACAGTTCTCTTTCACTGTTTGGGAAAGAGGTGCATACTCG GGCAGGAACCACTTTGCCAATCTCACTCTTCATGCTCTGAATGTATAAGGAGTCCTGGATGTGCATGGTGCACACAGACG GACTTTCTTAAACCAGGTGAGTCAAATGAACGGCGATGTGATTCTACCAGGTCTCTGAGGGAGAGGAAATGTAAAGAGGATCATGTGATCAATCCTGGAAAACATCCCTTGACCtatgtgaaaaacagtaaactCAGCAGCGAACGTGAAAATGTGGTCCAACTCAGACCTCAAAATATCAACATTACACTCAGAATTG GAGTTCCACATGAATTCAAAGTTGAGTTTAAGAGGGCTGTAGGTTACCCTATAGATCTGTACTACCTGATGGATCTGAGCTATTCCATGAAAGATGATCTAGAGCAAATTAAAACCCTGGGGCAGAAAATCCTCAAGAAGCTGAAGGACATCACAGACACCGTCCGGATCG GTTTCGGGTCTTTTGTTGATAAGGAGATGTTGCCGTATGTCAGTCAGGTGAAGGCAAGACGTCGTAACCCCTGCCCTAATCGCATAGATACCTGCCAACCAGCCTTCAGTTTTAAGAATGTCCTGCCCCTGACTGAGCATGCCAAGGATTTCGAACAGGAAGTTAGCAAACAACTTATCTCTGGCAACCTGGACGCTCCTGAGGCTGGTCTGGATGCCATCATGCAGGCTGCAGTCTGTAAG GATAAGATCAAGTGGGATGATGTGACACGGATTCTGGTTTATACATCTGATGATACTTTCCACATGGCAGGAGATGGACGACTAGGTGGTGTCTTTCAGCCACATAATGGACAGTGTCATCTCAATGAAAATGGTTCCTATAATGGAAGAGCCTAT GATTACCCATCAGTGGGCCATGTATCTAGAGTTCTGCAGGATAACAATATTCAGCTCATATTTGCTGTGACTGAGGACATCTATCCAGCATATAAG gCACTGAGTGCATTGATTCCTCAGTCAGTGGTTGGTGTATTAAAGAATGACTCAAGTAATGTTGTGGATCTCATCTCTGAAGCCTATGGG AATTTGTCAGCCACGCTGGTGTTAGAGCAGGAGGGAGCTCCAAAAGAACTGGATGTGTCCTACAGGTCTGCATGTAAGGGGAATCAGTTGGATAGTGAATGGAAGGAGAAAGGAGTGTGTCAAGGCATCAAGCATGAGGAG ATTACGTTCAATGTACGTCTGAATGCATCTGCATGTCTGAAGGAGCCTCAGACATTTCGCATCAAAATGCAAGGCATCAATGAGGAGGTGAAGCTCACAGTGCATACAGAGTGTCACTGTGACTGTGGTGTTCCAGAGAAGGCTTCCAAAAACTGTAGCAGTAATGGAACACTCTCATGCGGCGTGTGCAG CTGTGACGAAGGGCATTTGGGTCAgcggtgtgagtgtgtgcaacATAGTGATTCGGATTCCATTAACAACATGAAGGCATCCTGTCGGCCTGACAACGGCTCGCAGATTTGCAGTGAACATGGCACCTGTGAGTGTGGCAAGTGTGTGTGTCAGGGCCATTACAGTGGGAAATTCTGCGAATGTGATGACAATAGTTGTGAATACCATAATAACCATCTCTGCAATG GTAAAGGCACATGTAAGTGTGGGACATGTGAGTGTACTGATGACTACACGGGGTCTGCATGCGAGTGCTCACCTAGCCAAGACCAGTGTATTAATGGCAAAGTCCTTTGCAGCGGTCAAGGCAAATGCACTTGCAACCGTTGTCAGTGTAACGAAGGCTTCAAGGGAGAGCACTGCTCTGCATTCACTGATGAGTGCATGCTGTTGAA GGGCTGTGTCGCATGTCATGTAGAAGCTGATACCAATGCCTGTGCTGTAGAATGTTTGAATGCTACAGTAAATCGTCTTGATGGCACTCATGAGCTGCATTGCACATATGAAGCGACCATATCATATGATGTGGAACTTGGTAATGACGGCAAAATTGTGCTTCGATATGCAGATCTGCCTC GTTCTGTTGATAAGACTAAACTTATAATTGGCATCTCTGTGTCAAGCATAATTTTTATTGGCattataataatcatcatttacCGTGGTCTGCTGGAGCTGTACGACATTAGGGAATATCAGAACTTTGTCAAAGCACAGAAACAGACCGAATGGAAAGAG GCCCAGAATCCTCTTTTCAAAGGTGCCACAACTACAGTGTATAACCCTTTGCATGACAAAGACGAAAACGAAAAGGAACATTTTGAGcagatttaa
- the LOC109063465 gene encoding ATP-dependent 6-phosphofructokinase, muscle type-like, with protein sequence MQRSTPVDPTKMGAGRAIAVLTSGGDAQGMNAAVRATVRVGIYTGAKVYFVHEGYQGLVDGGDNIRQATWESVSMMLQLGGTVIGSARCQDFRSKEGRAKAACNLVKLGITNLCVIGGDGSLTGANEFRNEWSELLQILLKAGKITAEEAKRSSHLNIVGMVGSIDNDFCGTDMTIGTDSALHRIMEVVDAITTTAQSHQRAFILEVMGRHCGYLALVTALACGADWVFIPEMPPDEGWEDHLCRRLTYQRSIGNRLNVIIVAEGALDLHGKPITCDIIKNLVTKKLGFDTRATVLGHVQRGGTPSAFDRILGSRMGVEAVMALLEATPNTPACVVSLSGNMAVRLPLMECVQVTKEVTTAMAEGRFEEAVKLRGKSFENNWNTYKLLAHVTAPDVKSNINIAILNVGAPCAGMNAAVRSAVRIGILQGHNMLAVHDGFDGLANGTIEPMAWGYVGGWTGKGGSDLGTKRSLPASMIEEISLNIAKFNIHALVIIGGFEAFVGGLELVTAREKYEELCIPLVVIPATVSNNVPGSDFSIGADTALNTITTTCDRIKQSAAGTKRRVFIIETMGGYCGYLATMAGLAAGADAAYIYEDPFGIHDLETNVEHLLEKMKTTVKRGLILRNEKCNANYTTDFLFNLYSEEGKGVFDCRKNVLGHMQQGGTPTPFDRNFGTKMGAKAVLWLTDKLKECYRHGRIFANTPDSACVLGMKKRAMIFQPLSDLKEDTDFEHRIPKTQWWLKLRPILKILAKYKISLDTSETATMEHVIKKRGTV encoded by the exons ATGCAGCGTTCAACACCAGTGGATCCCACAAAGATGGGCGCTGGAAGAGCCATCGCTGTCCTCACCTCTGGAGGAGATGCACAAG GTATGAATGCTGCTGTCCGAGCCACGGTAAGGGTTGGGATCTACACCGGTGCGAAAGTCTATTTTGTACATGAG GGTTATCAGGGCCTAGTCGATGGAGGAGATAACATCCGACAAGCAACTTGGGAGAGTGTGTCAATGATGCTGCAGCTG GGTGGCACAGTGATTGGCAGTGCCCGCTGTCAGGACTTCCGCTCTAAGGAGGGCAGAGCTAAAGCAGCATGTAACCTGGTGAAGCTGGGCATCACAAATCTGTGTGTTATTGGTGGAGATGGAAGCCTGACAGGCGCCAATGAGTTTCGCAATGAGTGGAGCGAACTGCTCCAAATCTTGCTAAAAGCAg GTAAAATCACAGCAGAGGAGGCTAAACGCTCATCTCATCTGAACATCGTTGGGATGGTTGGCTCCATCGACAATGATTTCTGTGGCACAGACATGACCATTGGCACTGATTCTGCTCTGCACAGGATCATGGAAGTAGTGGATGCCATCACAACAACTGCTCAGAg TCATCAAAGAGCCTTCATTCTGGAAGTGATGGGGAGGCATTGTGG atatttggCCTTAGTCACTGCCCTGGCGTGTGGTGCTGACTGGGTTTTTATTCCTGAAATGCCCCCAGATGAAGGATGGGAGGACCATCTGTGCAGGAGACTTACCTAT CAAAGAAGCATTGGCAATCGTTTGAATGTCATCATTGTGGCAGAAGGCGCTTTGGATCTCCACGGCAAACCTATTACTTGTGATATTATCAAGAAT cTGGTCACTAAGAAGCTCGGCTTTGACACACGTGCCACTGTTCTGGGTCATGTGCAGAGAGGAGGAACCCCTTCAGCCTTTGACAGAATCTTG GGCAGTAGGATGGGGGTGGAGGCTGTGATGGCATTGCTAGAGGCCACTCCTAACACCCCTGCATGTGTGGTCAGCCTGTCTGGAAACATGGCGGTTCGACTTCCCCTCATGGAGTGTGTGCAAGTG ACAAAAGAAGTGACCACAGCAATGGCAGAGGGCAGGTTTGAGGAAGCTGTCAAGCTCAGGGGAAA GAGTTTTGAGAACAACTGGAACACATATAAACTCTTGGCTCATGTGACCGCCCCGGATGTGAAG AGTAACATAAACATAGCTATCCTGAACGTGGGAGCTCCATGTGCAGGAATGAACGCAGCAGTCCGTTCAGCCGTCAGGATCGGTATCCTTCAAGGACACAACATGCTAGCTGTACATGACGGCTTCGATGGACTTGCAAATGGAACT ATTGAACCAATGGCATGGGGCTACGTTGGAGGTTGGACAGGCAAAGGCGGTTCTGATTTAGGAACCAAGCG GTCACTGCCAGCTAGTATGATTGAAGAGATCAGTCTGAATATAGCCAAGTTTAACATCCATGCCCTGGTTATCATTGGAGGGTTTGAG GCCTTTGTTGGAGGTTTGGAATTAGTGACTGCCAGAGAAAAATATGAGGAGTTGTGTATTCCCCTGGTTGTTATTCCAGCTACTGTGTCTAATAACGTTCCTGGATCAGATTTCAGCATCGGTGCTGATACCGCTCTCAATACTATCACAACT aCATGCGATAGAATTAAGCAATCTGCTGCTGGAACAAAGCGTAGGGTTTTCATCATTGAAACAATGGGGGGATACTGTGGATATCTGGCAACCATGGCAGGACTGGCTGCAGGGGCTGATGCTGCTTATATTTATGAAGACCCATTTGGCATTCACGACCTGGAG ACAAACGTGGAGCACTTACTGGAGAAGATGAAGACCACAGTGAAAAGAGGCCTCATTCTTAG GAATGAGAAATGTAATGCGAACTATACCACAGATTTTCTCTTCAACTTGTACTCAGAAGAGGGCAAGGGAGTTTTTGACTGCCGCAAGAATGTGCTTGGACACATGCAGCAG GGTGGCACCCCTACACCATTTGATAGGAACTTTGGCACAAAGATGGGTGCTAAAGCAGTGTTATGGTTGACTGATAAACTGAAGGAGTGTTACAGACATG GCCGTATCTTTGCCAACACACCGGACTCTGCCTGTGTTTTGGGAATGAAGAAGAGAGCCATGATCTTCCAGCCTCTCTCTGATCTCAAAGAGGACACTGACTTTGA ACATCGTATACCGAAGACTCAGTGGTGGCTGAAGCTTAGGCCCATTCTCAAGATTCTGGCTAAATACAAGATCAGTTTGGACACCTCAGAGACAGCTACAATGGAGCATGTTATCAAGAAGAGAGGAACAGTctag